Sequence from the Streptomyces sp. NBC_00358 genome:
GGAAGCTCAGGATCGTACGGCCGATGGGACCGCGCCGGGCGATCAGTTCGAGCGGCAGGTCGGGGCGGACGATCTCCAGTCCCGTCTCGGCGGCCAGCCGGTGCAGCTTGTCGGCGCTCTCGCGGCGGTGCGCGAAATAGCGGGTCGCGCCGTGCGCCTTGGCGAGCGAGCGGACCGCGCCCAGATAGCGGTCGGGGTCGACCACGCCCGTCTCGACGAGGGAGGTGCCGACCATGTCCGCGGTCCTGGTGATGCGCGGCGGGCCGAACCGGGCCCTGGTCCAGGCGAAGTCGTTGGCGGTGATCCGGACGCCGTCCGGTGCCGATTCGATCGGCATCGAGGAGAAGACCTCGACCGTACGGCGGCCGGAGGGCGTCAGCCGGCGGCGGGCCGAGGCGGACACGGGGGCGAAGAGAACGTCCCGCGGGCCGGGGCGGCCACCGCGCCGGTGCCAGCGCACCAGGCGTTCACCGCGGGCGAGTTGGGCGACGAACTCCATCGTCGCCGTGCCGTCGTCGACCACGACCAGGTCCTGCGCCCGGGTGATGGTCAGCAACAGCTGCACATAGCGGGAGAACGGGTCCCCCATGACGATCCGCCGGGCCCGGCGGAGCAGCGGTGCCAGGCCCCCGATGGTGTGGAAGGGGGCCGTGGTGCCACCGCGCGCCTCCTCCCAGCGGACCGCGTGGCCCTCGTCGCGGGCCAGTTCCGCCATCCGGCGGAGCTGGCCGCGGGTCATCGGGTCGTTGGGGGACAGGACGACGAGGGTGAGCCCCGCGCCGGGTGCCGCACCGTTGCGGGCGTGTGCGTGCGCCCATTCCAGCACGTTCAGGAGCTGTACCGGACTCTCGACGAAGGCGAGAGTGGGGGAGCCGGTGGAACCGGCGCGGGGGCTCATCGACGTACGACCGTCCCGTCGTAAGGAATTCAGGGCGTTCAGACCGAGACGGGCTCGCCCGCGGCCGCGGCGATCTCGGCCTCGGCGACGACGCCGGTGACGCGGCGCAGCTTCTTCATCGGGCCGAGCTCGGAGTCGTAGACCTTCTTGACGCCGTCGCCGAGGGAGGCCTCGATGGTGCGGATGTCGCGGACGAGGCGGGTCAGGCCCTGCGGCTCGACGGAGGCGGCCTGGTCGGAGCCCCACATCGCGCGGTCCAGGGTGATGTGGCGCTCGACGAAGGCCGCGCCCAGGGCGACCGCGGCGAGCGTGGTCTGCAGGCCCGTCTCGTGGCCGGAGTAGCCGATCGGCACGTTCGGGTACTCGGCCTGGAGGGTGTTGATGACGCGGAGGTTGAGCTCCTCGGCCTGCGCCGGGTAGGTCGAAGTGGCGTGGCACATCAGGATGTTGTCGCTACCGAGGACCTCGACCGCGTGGCGGATCTGCTTCGGCGTCGACATGCCGGTGGACAGGATCACCGTGCGGCCGGTGCCGCGCAGCGCGCGCAGCAGCTCGTCGTCGGTCAGCGAGGCGGAGGCGACCTTGTGGGCCGGGACGTCGAACTTCTCCAGGAAGGCGACGGCCTCGGTGTCCCACGGGGAGGCGAACCAGTCGATGTTCCTGCTCTTGGCGTACTCGTCGATCTGGCGGTACTCGTCCTCACCGAACTCCACCCGGTGGCGGTAGTCGATGTAGGTCATGCGGCCCCAGGGGGTGTCGCGCTCGATGTCCCACTGGTCGCGCGGGGTGCAGATCTCCGGGGTGCGCTTCTGGAACTTGACGGCGTCGCAGCCGGCCTCGGCGGCGGCGTCGATGAGCTTGAAGGCGTTCTCCAGCTCACCGTTGTGGTTGATGCCGATCTCGCCGACGACGTAGACGGGGTGACCCGGGCCGGCGGTCTTGGAACCGAAGCTGCGCAGACGGGAGTTGGTGCTCATGGCGGGGAAGTTCCTTACTTGTCGAGGGAGTCGAGAGAGGGGCCGAGGATCCAGCTGGCGATCTCTCGGATCGCGCCGTCGCCACCGGGGACGGTGGTGACCGCGCGTGCGGCGCCGCGCACGACGTCGTGGGCGCTCGCGACCGCGACCGGCCAGCCCACGAGGGCGAAGCAGGGGAGGTCGTTGACGTCGTTGCCGACGTAGAGCACGCGCTCGGGCGCGATGCCCTGCTCCTCGCACCACTGCTTCAGTGCGAGGTCTTTCCGGTCGATGCCGTGCAGGACCGGGATCTTGAGTTTCCGGGCCCGGGCGGCGACGACCGGGTTCTGTTCCGTGGACAGGATCAGCATCGCCAGTCCGCTCCTGCGGAGGGCGGCGATGCCGAGGCCGTCCCCGCGGTGCACGGAGACGAACTCCCGTCCGTCGGAGTCGATCAGCACCCGGTCGTCGGTCTGGGTGCCGTCGAAGTCGAGGACGACCGCGTCGATGTCGTCGGCGGCCGGGAGGGAGCCGATGGGGGTCCCCCCTGTTCGAGCGGAGCCGAGAACTCGGGGGATGGTCGCGTCGAAGAGCGGCGCGAGGGCACGGGCACGGGCGAGGTCGTGCGGGTCGTCGATCTCCAGCACCCGGGCCGGGTCGGTGCGCACGAGTTCGGTGCGGCCGAAGAAGCGGTGCCTCGCCCGGCGGAAGCCGGTGGCCTCCATGGCGTAGACGGCTCCGGTCTCCAGGAGGTCCTGGGGGCGGTCCTGGCGGCGCGGGCGGAAGGACTTGTCGTGGTTGACGCCGTAGCCGCCGGTGGTGGCGGTGTCGGCGACCAGGACGCCGGTGCGGCCGTCGACGGTCGCGCTGCCGGTCCCGGCGGCCACCGCGGCCGCGGGCTCGTCGTCGCCGTCGCGCCACACGAAGCCGTGGAAGGGGGCCACGGTCAGCGCCGTGTCCGCGCCGTTCACGACGATCGCGTCCACGACGCCGTCCACGTCCTCGCGGACGATGAACGGGCTGGTGCACTGCACGAGCAGCACGACGTCGACCGGGGAGCCGTGCAACGCCTCGTGGGTGTCCATGGCGTGCAGGACGGCGGCCTCGGAGGTGGCGGTGTCGCCGGCGATGGCCGCGGGGCGCAGCACGACCTCGGCGCCGGCCTGGCGGGCGGCCGCCGCGATGGCCTGGTCGTCGGTGGAGACGACCACGTCCGTCACGAGGCGGGCGGCGCGGCACTCGCGCACCGCTCGGGCCACGAGCGGCACACCGCCGACGGGCAGGAGGTTCTTCGCGGGCACGCCCTTGGAGCCGCCGCGCGCGGGGATCACCGCGAGCACGCGGCGCACCGGCGCGGCCTGGCCCGTTTCTGAGTTGGTCATGCGCTGTGCTCCTTGACGAGGGAGGCGAGGAGGACGTGGGGGGCGAGGGACCGCGGGCTGCCCGCTGTCGGGGGCGCTCACAGTTCGCCCATCCGCCGGATCACCGGTGCCACGCGCTGGACGCCGTGGCGGTAGGCGCCGCGGGCGGCCCGGCGCACGAACTGCCGTACGGGGCTGGGTTCCCGGTCCGCCGCGGGAGCGCCGGGCAGCGGGCTGCCGTCCGGGCCGAGGTGGTGGCGGGCGAGGATGCCGGGCAGATAGCCGGGCGCGGTGACGGGCGTGTAGTAGGGGGCCAGGGGCGGCAGTTCGTCCGCCGTCAGCAGCTCGGTGATGCGCCGCCGGGCGGTGTCGAAGGCCGTCTCGTACGATCCGTCG
This genomic interval carries:
- a CDS encoding N-acetylneuraminate synthase family protein, which translates into the protein MSTNSRLRSFGSKTAGPGHPVYVVGEIGINHNGELENAFKLIDAAAEAGCDAVKFQKRTPEICTPRDQWDIERDTPWGRMTYIDYRHRVEFGEDEYRQIDEYAKSRNIDWFASPWDTEAVAFLEKFDVPAHKVASASLTDDELLRALRGTGRTVILSTGMSTPKQIRHAVEVLGSDNILMCHATSTYPAQAEELNLRVINTLQAEYPNVPIGYSGHETGLQTTLAAVALGAAFVERHITLDRAMWGSDQAASVEPQGLTRLVRDIRTIEASLGDGVKKVYDSELGPMKKLRRVTGVVAEAEIAAAAGEPVSV
- a CDS encoding N-acylneuraminate cytidylyltransferase codes for the protein MTNSETGQAAPVRRVLAVIPARGGSKGVPAKNLLPVGGVPLVARAVRECRAARLVTDVVVSTDDQAIAAAARQAGAEVVLRPAAIAGDTATSEAAVLHAMDTHEALHGSPVDVVLLVQCTSPFIVREDVDGVVDAIVVNGADTALTVAPFHGFVWRDGDDEPAAAVAAGTGSATVDGRTGVLVADTATTGGYGVNHDKSFRPRRQDRPQDLLETGAVYAMEATGFRRARHRFFGRTELVRTDPARVLEIDDPHDLARARALAPLFDATIPRVLGSARTGGTPIGSLPAADDIDAVVLDFDGTQTDDRVLIDSDGREFVSVHRGDGLGIAALRRSGLAMLILSTEQNPVVAARARKLKIPVLHGIDRKDLALKQWCEEQGIAPERVLYVGNDVNDLPCFALVGWPVAVASAHDVVRGAARAVTTVPGGDGAIREIASWILGPSLDSLDK